The Ovis aries strain OAR_USU_Benz2616 breed Rambouillet chromosome X, ARS-UI_Ramb_v3.0, whole genome shotgun sequence genomic sequence cccacatcacctgcattggcaggtggattctttaccactgtgccacctaggaagccccaaaggGCCTCTACTCTAGTCTAAACCCAACTCAAACGAACCTCCATCCCATCGCAAGCTATGGGAATGATTATAGTATCAAATTGCATCCTTGAGAagaggcaaaaaagaaagaaatgtaaaaagcagTCCCTGACATCAGGAAGTTGGCCTGATACTCAGAGCTAGGCCATCTTATTCTAGTGCACATAAACCATATTATAGAATATCAACCTCAGACAAGGTTACTCTGGGACCACAATAAAGTGATTCAAAGCAAAACCTCTTAATTTTTTCAAAGTacagacaaaaataaagtcactttGCCATCCACCAACCATCCCTGCCATGATAGCTTTAATGAATAGCTAAACCTTTTAATCAATTACTGCCTTATcctttttctagtttctcttcCTTATAGGTAAGATTTATTGAACTACCAATATCCCCACTTCCTTAGACCATCCACCAAATCATGCAACCAAAGCTCAAATCCtgaagtatgtttttttttttttaacacccaCTTACTGATAACATACAATGGTTCTCTCTCACAGCAATGAGTAAACCCAACTTGTTCAACTATGGGTATGTCCCTGGTGGTCTTAAGCTGAAGGTCACTGACAAGAGATACAGCAAAGGGGGCAGGCCTGCCCTTATAGGAAGCCCAGAAGCAGATTCACTACTCTGTTTCATAGAGATAAGAGAAAAGGACAGGattgatagtcactcagttgtgtccaaccctttgtgaccccatggactgtagcctgtggggctccccttgtccatggaattctccaggcaagaatactggagtagactgccaAGGAGGGACTTCAAAATGTCTGATATTCCTCCGTGAAACAGcaagaaagatacacccattttcCTTACTTTTATTACACAGTAACAGCACCCACTCTTAAAAGGGGACCAATTTTCATATGTGGGAGGGGTTTTGAGGGAGTCAGAAATTTAACAAAGGTCATAATTATTGGTGGTGAAAAGCGTGAAAAAGTCTACATTTATCAAGTATACATTGGAAGCATTTCCTGATTTGAGGTTCCCCTATCATAGTTGTTGATTTCCCAATATCTTGTCAACTATCGCAACCCCAGAGAAAATCAGGTGAGTGTTTACCATTGTCCCTAGGAGAAagatattatatttttctctgagcaGAGGGGAGTAGAAGTACTAGTTAGGAAACCATTTTAAATGCAAGAAGCATATTTGGCAGATGTCACCACTCTCCTGTGAAGGAAGGAGTGGAGTGCAGGGAGCACATTTTAATTTTGTCACTAGGATCGTCAGCCAAGCCCAGGGAAAAGGAAGCCTGCCTGCTGATACATAGTGGTGTTTCAAAATGATGAGCAAGAAAGCCCTGTTCATTCTGGGGTGCAGTTCTCTTATCTCTATTATATTAGAGGAGGGTCCTggtcagacagaaaaggagaaaaaaacccaTACCTTCCTCCTCAGTTGATTGTAGAAAAGAGACGGTGGTAAGAAAAGCAAGTCATGTTCAAAACTTACCTCTTTGAGCCAAAATCCGAAGGAGGAATGTTCAATAGtggaagaaaaaagtcacaagcAGAGGAGCTTTAGTTccactttaattttataattttgtgggATCACACCACAATCACTTGGGATGGAAGAGTGGATAGGCAACAATAACAAGATACAGTTAGCACTTCCAAGCCACTCTCAGCTCTAATATGGCATGGAAGGGGTTAAGAAGTTCGCTGTTATCCCAGAGAGATAGATGTGGCCTTCACAGAGTATACTAAGGGGGGCAGCCAAACTTCTGTGTTTCCACACTTGAGGCAGGCAAAATTAGCTCTGGGACAAAGTCAGCTCTCTGACCAACCACATCCCATGGTTCTCAATCAGTGCACTCCCAACCAATGTCATAAAGCAATATAAGTCCCTTTACCCCCTTTACATTCAGGTAATGATGTGGAAGAGTATTCTGAAATATAGACTAACACACATGAGCCTGTTATTTTTAgagtatttaaattattaaatggcAATGAATTTACTGTTGCTgatgtttagtctctaagtcatatctgactcctttgcaatcccatggatggtagcctgccaggctcctccatccatgggattcttcaggcaagaatgaatacagcagtggattgccatttccttctccaggggattttcctgacccagggatcaaacccatttgtcctgcattagcaggcagattctctaacCTAGATACATTAAAActgagatttttgttttcctacAGTCTTGGGAGGTGGAGATGGACTCCTGATTAAGATTAAATCAATTATAAACCATAAAAAGATACACTTTCTTTGCACATCTAAGGATATTTTTAGCAAATTTGCATGAATatataaacacagagaaaaagaacagtagGCAATAAATCAAAACATACACAATGTTTATCTTTGAGGATGGGGTATATGGATTTTGGTCCTGCAATAAACATATtacttttacaattaaaaaaggtcagttttataacatgaaacaatgaaatttttattcattttgtggtgaaggaacattaaaatttttttcaaaatgataaagTGATCACTTTCAATGAATGATTAAAAGTACTGTAGGAAAAGAGAATTATACATTCTAATTACAGTTTACACAATTACACAGAACAATACATGGCAATCTTTGGAATATACTTTGATTAACACTTCACTGACAAATAAATTTAATACAACTAAGTTTCATTATTTATCATGGTCACATAAAATACAATAGCCTATGAACAAGCTGTTATTAACAAACGTGAAATGTGATTTTGCCTGAAATTGTTAACCATATGCAGGTGTTTTCTTAAGGATTTAAGTTTTAAGTTCTATTGCATTTTTattgcaaaatgaagcaggcacAGCAAAATTAAACACAGTAgctaaagaaaacacaaatacaaaaaacagcaaaagaaCCTTGAGTTGGTTCTCCAGaattttcttttagaataaaTATTGATCTCATTTAGTAGTTCTGATAATGTTCATAGCTACAGATTAATACTTACATGACAAAAGGACTTCAGAAGGATTAAACTACACAAtactatattaatatatcttaaaTCATTTACCACAGTCCACATTTCTTGAAAGTATTCTATGCTAAAATGCAAGGTCAAATGAGCTAGTATTTGAACTTCTCATATTTCTGAGACATACATTTTTAACTTACACTACAAGAAAAATTAACAATACAAGACTGtaattaattattatattttgagTAACTAGATCTAGGACAATTAATTTCAGGGCCATGTACACTCTGCTTTAGCGATCAATGTTTTCTACTATTGCTTCAGGATTTTTGCAACAAGCTTTAACTTCCTCAATTGCAACCATCCGATTATCACAAATAATTTTGTCATAAATTTCATCATTAACTTCCCTAACTACCCCTTCTTGCTGAGATTAAAGCGCATCATCTGAGAAAAATAATACTGATCTTGGGATTATGTAAGTACATAAATTGTGCCCAGGTAGAAAATCATCCTTTCCATCCTTTCCATTTGAGTTGATTCCTTGAGGagtaaagaaattgaagaatGAATCCTTAGGAAAATCTTCAGTCACAATCTGGATTGTTCCCTAGACGCGGTGCTTCTGCTTTTTCTTGACTGTTTTCAAAGTGAcattctttccttcattccaATCTATTTTATAGCCTATGCAATACAATCGTGGTTCCCCTATAGGGATGGGGATCATAATATGCTAGCCTTGACTTCAGCATATAGGTCTTTGTCAACAGCTCATTTTTGAAATATTCATTTGGTTTGAAGTGAAACTCTAGTGTGAAACTGAAAGCTTCACTTTATCTGTCGGGAGCTTCAGAATAGGCTCATCATAGTTTTAACCAAAGGAGTCAGTGTGTCAACGTTTTTTAAGACAGTCAGCCAAAAATCAGGAATTCCTTTAGGATCCTCTTCTTTATTCTCATCTCCAGCTGCCTTGGTGTTGTCGTTATTGTCATCATCAttgccatcctcctcctcctcttcaacAGCATAATCATCATAATCTTCACAATCGTCATCCTCATCCATGTAGTCATGTAGCAGATCCTCCTCATTACCACACATCTCTTCCTCATCATACATCTCATCATCACAGTCCTCAGAATCTGATTTATATTCATATTCCTCTTTTGTAGGCTCATAGATTGCATTGATTATCTGACGTCTTTTTTTCCAATAAAGGCTGATACATTTCAGCAAACTTTCTTTCAATACCATGAAATTCCCTCAGGAATTTGGACTCTAGATTGGCCACTCTAGTTTGAAGCTTTTCGAGGGCTAACACACGGTATTTAACTTTCACAAGTAGACTTTCAACAAAGTCTGTATCTAAAAGATAACCGATAAGTCCTTTTGGATGGTCTGGGTCTGAATCCTCATCAGTTTCTTCACCTTTTTCCCCGCCTTCCCCGGACCCAGCAGCATCTTCTTCaccttttcccccttcttccccAGGACCCACGGCAGCTTCTTCACCGCGGTCCCCATCATCTCCAGGCCCAGCCGAGGCATCTTCACTGCTCTCCGGCTGCTCCCCGGACCCCTCCATCATTACCTTATCACCAGACTCTTCTTGACTGAACAGTTCCTTGTGGTCGGCTGACTCGGCCATTTTTCCAAGGACCTCACACGCCTAATTGGCTACCGTCAAGTTCAGGAGATCTGACCTCCACAAGGAAAGACTCATCGGAATATCAGACGCGGCGCTGACTGGGACAGAGGTGAAATGAAAGGTAGTGGTCTGACTGTGTTGAGGGAGCCTAGAGCTACGGTTGAGGCTGCTGCCGGGATGAAGGCGGTGCGGAGGCTGTGAGAACCAGAGGCAGCGGTGTCCTGGCTGGGGTACAGAGAGCAGCGATGGCCGCAGTGACCTGCAGGAGCAGGCCAGAGACTGCAGAGAGCCACAGTGAGCTGATCTCCGCAAGCATCAGCTGCTACAAGAAAAAACCGGTGCCGCTATGATTACGCAGCTGTCTCTTGCCTAGATTTTTTTGGTGCAAATAGCTTGCTGCGtcactccctccctctcccacaactCTACTCTAATTTCATTTGCTGGGCTGCAGTGATCGACAAACCATGAGCCAATAAATTATTAGATCTATCAAGTTTCCAACTCGTCTCACCTTCCCAGGTTCTCTAATATGGCTGCTTCATCCCCCTCCCGCTAGTCCCACAGCACCACCCGGGTTTTCTAGAAACCAGGTTTTACTAGCTTATTCTTTCCGTTTTCAACTggtgttatatttttataatttcaaaagagaaaatagcaACTAAAATGTCAGATAAAGCATTCACCCATCCTAAATCTGTCCCTTTGATTTTAGCCCTGGGCTCTGGGAAGGAAAGAGGTGAGAGAGGGAGAAGAACTTACAGAGAGGTTAGAAGGGAAAACActaaaaaaattagcaaatgcTGGTCTCAGGGTGGTGTAGCTGCCAGTGATTTAAATATTCTGTattctgtttttctgtattttccacaaGCTATATGATAAGTGACCAGTAATTTTAGATTGGAAAATCTCCCTTAACATTTCCTGGGGTAGTGGGTGGGGACAGGAAGGAGAAGTTTAGATGGTTAGGAGGAGGTTGGGTTAAAGAGAACTTGCGATGAAGAGCCAAAATGCTGTATCCCACTATATGAGTATCCCACTATATAAAACCTCTGTATATGTATCCCACTATATAAAACCAACTGTCAATGggtgaatgaagtcgctcagtcatgtccgactctttgcaaccccatggactgtagcctaaccaggttccttcgtccatgggattttccagcaagaatactggagtgggttgccatttccttctctagcttaTAGCCAATAACCCAGTCCTAATACTGATAGGACttgcccctccctctctcttgatTCTGGCTTTAAAGCCATTGGGACTGTTTAAAAGAAATGCTCAACTGTAAAGTGATCTATATTGTAAAAATCTTAACATTTGCTTGACagctgttatttaaaataatctaaatCTCAGTATTAAAGACATGGTTAGATATATGATAGAGGATTAATAGGATGGAATACCATGCAGCCATTAAATTTTTCCTTTGGGTAGGCTCATGGGTGAAGTTTACTTTGTCCATATTGCCAATGCTGATAATCTGTtaagtaaacaatttttaaaaaattaactgtcttttcttttccatatttgaACTCTGATTTTTATCATGCTACTACCACAGAGATAAATGCTGTTTACATATTGTTGTATTTCTTTACAGATTCTTTCAGTATGtagataaaattcttttttacttattttatcacTCTGTACTGTATATAAttacattatttacaaaattcaATTCTCAAGTTCGTGTATCAATCTGGATAGATCCATAGTTAAAAGTCCTacatttaagattttcttttcctggttctGTAGTTGCAACATTccttatatgttttatatatatcttAAGGCTaggaagtttatatatatatatatatatatatatatatatatatatatatatatatacactttaaaaggaatgaagttctgatacaacaatatggatgaaccttgaaaatattatgctaagtgatatAAGCCACatgcaaaaggacaaatactgtatgattccacttatacaaggTGACATAAAATAGGCAAATTCAAGGAGACAAAGTATAATAGATATTATCAGAGGCTGGGGGAATAAGGAACAGAGAGTTATAGTTTAaggggtacagagtttcagtttgggatgataAAGTTGTGGAACTGAGTACTGATGATAaatgtacaacattgtgaatgtacctAATGCAACTGAATTGAACACTTAAtacatggttaaaatggtaaattttattttatgtatattttaccacaataaaaattcaATTACAGTACCTATTACAATAATATCAatcataaaagaatatataaagttAGGTTTAACATAAGAAGTACAAGATTTATtcactgaaaattacaaaacactgCAGACAGTAATTAgagaagacaaataaatggagCAAATAtaggccttccctgatagctcagttggtaaagaatccatctgtaatgcaggagaccccggttcaatttctgggtcaggaagatccactggagaaggggtaggctacccactccagtattcttgggcttcccttgtggctcagctgttaaagaacctgcctgcaatacaggagacctgggttgcgaagatcccctggagaagggaaagactacccattccagtattctggcctggagaatttcatggactttatagtccatggggtcacaaaaagtcggacacgactgagcgattcacACATGTATCTTAaaatgttgatggacatttggattgatTCCAATGTgaactattgtgaataatgctgctatgaagttTGATGTGCAAGTATTCTTttgagtctctgctttcaattctttgagaAAATACATGGTGTTAATAGAATTACTAGATCACGTGGTAATTCTATGTGCCCATTTTTGAGGAAAGATCAAACTATTTTCCATGGCTGTAAAATTTTACATTCCCAGTATCAATGCATAAAGGTTGCAATTTCTCCCAATTCTcactaaagcatttttttttcatttttttaaagacatcatAATGAGTATGAAgttgtatttctttctggttttgaATTTACTTTCCCAAACAACTAGTTCTGTTGAGTATCTTTCCAAGTACTTATTACTCATTTGTGTacattatttggggcttccccaatgactcagtggtaaagaatctgcatgcaatgcaagagacatggatttgatccctgggtcaggaagatcctttaaaggaggaaacagcaacccactccagtactcttggctggagaatcccatggacaaaggagcctggccagctacaacccatagggttgcaaagagttggacacaactgaagtgacttagcatgcatgcctacATGCCTTATTTagagaaaatgtcttttcaaGCTGTTTGTCCATTTTGAATtggtttgatttttgttgttgttgagatgTATAATTTTTGTGTATTCTGGGTATTAAGCCATTATcaaatacatgatttgcaaattattttctctcattctgggggttatcttttcactctcttgatgGTGCCCTTTGATGCAAAAACATTATTAATTCTGATGAAGTCTGCATTATTTATGCTGCTTTTGTTGCCCATACTTTTGGCATCATATCCAAGAAACCATTGCCAAACCAATGTCATGAAGTTTTCCTTCTATGTCTTCTATGTCACTTAGTTTTCCTTCTAAGTGttttacatataaaacatatgtctttttctttgatccattttgcattaatatttgtatatggtataaggtAAGTGTCTGACTTTGTTCCCTTGTATGCAAATATCCAGTTTTATCAGCACTATCCATTGAAAGAAAATcaatcttttctccatttaatAGTCTTGGCAcacttgttgaaaatcaattgaaaataaatatgagaatTTATTTCTGAGCTGTCTGTTCTATTTCATttgtctatatgtctgtctttatgccagtttcacactgttttgattactgtagctttgttgtaaattttaaaattagaaagtatAAGTCCCCCaactttgttcttcatttttaagTATTGTTTTAGATACTGGGAATCAACTGAGATTTCATAAGCAATTTCAGGATGaattttgtgttgttgttcagttgctaagttgtgtggactccttgtgaccccacagactgcagcactccaggcttctctatcctccaccatcttccagagtttgttcatattcatgtccatcgagttggtgatgctatctatctatttcattctctgttgccccttttccttttgctttcaatcttccccagaatcagggtcttttccaatggtttggctcttctcatcaggtagccaaagtattggagcttactgtttttcaaaaaaaaaaaaaaaatctttgggaatttgataggggttgcattgattCTGTAGATCTCCTTGggtaatattatcattttaaaaatattaagtcttccaattcatgagcATAGAATGTTTCTCTATGTAcgtatgtcttctttaatttctttcagcactgttttgtagttttcagtgtacgaGTATTCTACCTCTTTGGTTTAATTACTCCTAAGTACTTCATTTTATTCATGGCTCTATAAATTGAatggttttcttaatttccttttcagcatattcattgttagcatatagaaataCAACTAATTTTTGcaagttgatttttttcccttcatgttactgaattagtttattttctctaacatatttgttttaatctttagGCTTTTCTATATGACATCTATAAACAGAGataatttcactttttcatttaaaatttggatgtcttattatttttttcttacctgATTCTGCCTAGAACTTCCAATACTCTGCTGGATTGTTCAgacactaagttgtatctgacttcttGGTatccataaactgcagcatgccaggcttccctgtcctttactatctcccagagtttgctcaaactcatgtccactgagttggtgatgccatccaaccatctcatcttctgtcaggCCCTTCTCCTCacgcactcaatctttcccagcatcagggtcttttccaatgagtcagctaatcgcatcagatgaccaaaatattggagcttcagcttcaccatcagtacttccaatgaatatccagggttgatttcctttaggattgattggtttgatctccttgttgtccaggggactctcaagagtcttccccagcaccacacttagacagtatcaattctttggcactcagccttctttatggttcaactctcacatccatacatgactactggaaaaaacatagctttgactatacagacctttgttagcaaagtgatgtctctgctttttaatatgctaaactTGTCATAGTGTTactttcaaagagcaagcatctttaaatttcatgcctgcagccatcgtctgcagtgatattggagccccccaaaataaaatcttccagtttacacattttccccatctacttgccatgaagctatgggaccatatgccatgaccctagttttttgaatgttgagttttaagccagcttttgtcactcgcctctttcactctcatacagaggctctttggttcctcttcactttcttccactagagtggtatcatttgcatatgtgaagttgttgatatttctcctggctatcttgattctagcttgtgattcatctagcgcAGGATTTTGCATGacatactctgtatataagctaaataagcagggtgaaagtatacagccttgacgtactcatttcccagtttttagccagtccattgttccatgtctgggactaactattgcttcttgatctgtatatATGttactcaggagacagataaggtggtctggtatccccatctctttaagaattttccacagtttatgacccacacagtcaaaggctttagcatagccaaagaagaagaagtatattttttttctggaattctcttgccttttgtaTGATCGAACAAATGTTAgaaatttggtctctggttcctctgccttttctgaatccaggtTACACATCTAGAAGTacgtggttcatgtactgttgaagcttattttgagcattaccttgctagaatgtgaaatgagtgcaattttatggtagtttgaattttccttggcattgcccttctttgggattggaatgaaaactgactttttcaagtcctgtgaccactgctgagttttccaaatttgttggcatattgagtgcagcactttaacagcatcatattttaggatttgaaacagctcagctggaattccataatctccagtagctttgttcatattaatgcttcctaaggcccacttgacttcccactccaggataGCTCCAATCTAGCTTAAAGTGTGCAAATTTGGTATTTTTAAGCAATAAACTTTTGCTTTCtttgattttctctgttttcatattctctcttttatttagCTCTCCTCTaatctttattgtttcctttttctaactttagattttgtttgttctctttctagtttcttaaggcttcagacttaagttgaagaaagtagggaaaaccactagaccattcagatatggcCTAAACCaaatcttttatgattatacagaagaagtgacaaatagattcaaggtattagagctgatagacagagtgcctgaagaactatagacagaggtttgtgacattgtacaggagatagggatcaaaatcatccccaacatacctcaagaaacaagaaaaaagtcaaataaataacctaactctacacctaaagcaactagaaaaggaagaaatgaagaaccccagggttagtagaaagaaagaaattttaaaattagggcagaaataaatgcaaaggaaacaaaagagaccatagcaaaaatcaacaaagccaaaagctagttctttgaaaggataaataaaattgacaaactattagccagactcatcaagaaacaaagggagaaaaatcaaatcaataaaattagaaatgaaaatggagagatcacaacagacaacacagaaatacaaaggatcaaaagagactactatcagcaattatatgccaatacaatggacaacttggaagaaatggacaaattcttagaaaagtataactttccaaaactgaatgaggaggaaatagaaaatgttaagagacacatcacaagcatggaaaatgaaactgtaatcagaaatcttccagcaaacaaaagcccaggtccagacgacttcacagctgaattctaccaaaaatttacagaagagctaacacctatcctactcaaactcttccagaaaattgcagaggaaggtaaacttctaaactcattctgtgaggccaccatcaccctaataccaaaacctgacaaaaatgccaccaaaaaaaaaaaaaaaacaaccaaccaaacaaacaaacaaaaacactacaggccaatgtcactgatgaacatagatgcaaaaatccttaacaaaattctagcaatcagaatccaacaacacattaaaaaga encodes the following:
- the NAP1L2 gene encoding LOW QUALITY PROTEIN: nucleosome assembly protein 1-like 2 (The sequence of the model RefSeq protein was modified relative to this genomic sequence to represent the inferred CDS: inserted 4 bases in 3 codons; deleted 1 base in 1 codon; substituted 2 bases at 2 genomic stop codons), which codes for MAESADHKELFSQEESGDKVMMEGSGEQPESSEDASAGPGDDGDRGEEAAVGPGEEGGKGEEDAAGSGEGGEKGEETDEDSDPDHPKGLIGYLLDTDFVESLLVKVKYRVLALEKLQTRVANLESKFLREFHGIERKFAEMYQPLLEKRRQIINAIYEPTKEEYEYKSDSEDCDDEMYDEEEMCGNEEDLLHDYMDEDDDCEDYDDYAVEEEEEDGNDDDNNDNTKAAGDENKEEDPKGIPDFWLTVLKNVDTLTPLVKXYDEPILKLPTDKVKLXSFTLEFHFKPNEYFKNELLTKTYMLKSRLAYYDPHPYRGTTIXYCIGYKIDWNEGKNVTLKTVKKKQKHRVXGTIQIVTEDFPKDSFFNFFTPQGINSNGKDGKDDFLPGHNLCTYIIPRSVLFFSDDALXSQQEGVVREVNDEIYDKIICDNRMVAIEEVKACCKNPEAIVENIDR